CTGGGCTATTGAAACCTGTGCAACCAATAAAAATATAATAATGAGTTGTTTCATTTTTTAATGGCATTTTTCACAAATTCAGATACTATTTTTTTCCTTTCATTAAGAAATTCCTTGTAAGCCTCGCTGTCGTTCTCAAAAAGCATCCGTTGCATCATGGGACGGGCGGCAAACGGAAAGATACATAACGACAAAATATTAATAAGTAAATGCTTCGGATCTATTGCTCTTATCTCCTCATTTTGAATGGCTTTTTCAAATTGTTCCAGGACCAACTGAGGATGAATACCTTCTTCCAGGAAAATATTCAAGAGCCGGTCCGGCTCCCGCTGTATCTCCTGTAAAATGAATAAAGGAACAAAGGGATTGTTAAGCAATACATTCATATATTCCTCCACAAATCTTTCAATTTTTTCAGTGATCAATGTTCCGGAAAAGATGATGCTCTTGATTTCAGGAATGAAATCCCGGATGGCCAGGCGAAATACAGCCAGAAACAACTTATCTTTGCTCCTGTAATAATAGTGAAGCAATGATTTGTTAATTCCCGCCTCATTTGCTATTTCCTGCATCCTTGCCCCTGCCATACCCTTTTTGAGGAATACCTGTTTGGCAGCATGAAGAATGCGCTCTTCTGTATTTTCTATTTTTTCTGTCATAAAATTGATTGATTGGTTAAACCAATTGATTTAACTATATAATTTAACCGTTTGGTCAAAAATACAATTAACTTTTAAACGAACCAAACCATAAAGCAAAAAATGACATGTTGTGGAACATATCTTTTGTAAGAATTTATATGAGAAGGCAATAGTATTGGAATGAAAGTAAATACACAAAAAGGAGATTAGGACTTTTCTCATATTATTGCCCAGTTTAATTTATATTTTTGTACATAAATTAAATTTCATCAAATGAACAAATTCATCCTGCTTGCTTCCGTGTTATTTTTATCTCTGAACTCTCTGGCTCAGAATATTACAAACAAACAGTTTGTACTGATTGATTACAATTTGGATATTTCCGACGAATTCCGAGAGCAAGCAGAAACCCTTCACGACTTTTTCCAATCGGCCGAGGTACATAATGAAGATGCAGAAGACCGCCTGAAAGCCATCCTCGTCCATGATCTTTACTACAAATTAAAACCCAGACTGGAAAAGAATCTGGAAATCAGCATACTCCCTGTCAATTTTTTCATGCAAAAAGCAGATTACGATGAATTCGGCTATCCGGATATGGGCATAGGCAAAGCCCAGAGAAAAGGCGATTCACCCTTTTATTTCAATGTCCTGGTTACACTGAATAGTAAAGAACTGGAAGAAAATTCCGAACCACTCGTTCACCCTCACTTTGCGATCGATATGAAAGTTTTCAATGATGAAGGAATTCTGCCCGTTTATAAATGGCATGGGGAAAAAGGCGCTTCGGATCCCCTTCCTGTCAGCAAAAATTTATTCAAAGGCTTCGTGAATGATATTCCGCAAGCCGAGGAAGCAGAAACCAATTTGTCATTCCTGTATGATAAAGCCATATTAGACCTGATTAACAATCATCTAAATGAATAAGAAAGCAACTTATCGTGTTATCGGCATCATGTCCGGATCATCGCTTGACGGCCTTGATATTGCCGATTGTTCCTTCGAACAGGCAAACAGTCGCTGGCATTATCTTATCGAACACGCGGATACCATTCCCTATGATAACCAGTTAGCCGGGCGCCTTACCGAATTAAAAGAGGCTTCCGCAGAAACATTCGCATATACCGATATTCAGCTCGGCCGGTTTATCGGGAATGCGATCAATCGGTTCATTCGAACATACAATCCGGGAAAAGTCGATTATATTGCATCTCACGGTCATACGGTTTTCCACAACCCATCCCAGGGATACTCCACGCAAATAGGCAACGGCGCTATCATTGCCGCATCAACGAATATACCTGCCATTACAGACTTTCGTTCACTGGATGTTGCCCTGGGAGGGCAGGGCGCTCCACTCGTACCAATCGGCGATGCCTGTTTGTTCCCCGAGTATGATTATTGTCTGAATCTTGGAGGATACAGCAACATATCCTTTGATCAGAACGGCACCCGTGTGGCTTTCGACATCTGCCCGGTGAACAAGGCCATCAATTATCTGGCCAATCAGGCAGGCAAGATAATGGACCGGGATGGAAAAATGGCATCCCAGGGCTCGGTGGATGAAAGGTTGCTGGAAAATCTGAATAACCTGGGCTTTTATCATTCCCCGGCTCCAAAATCTCTTGGGGATGAATGGCTAAATACCACTTTTCTGAAGGTACTGAAAGATGCTTCCCACCTATCTATTAAGGATCAGTTGAGGACGGTCTACGAACACATAGCCATACAAATTCATGAAGCTTCCGCCGGCAATTCGGAAGGCAGCATACTGGTTACAGGAGGCGGAGCCCATAATCAATTCCTGATGGACCGTATCCGTGAAAGAAACAACAACCGTATCATCGTTCCTGAAAGCAAGCTGGTGGAATTTAAGGAAGCATTGATATTTGCTTTCATGGGCGTTTTACGCAGTAAAGGTATAAACAACTGTCTGGCATCGGTTACCGGAGCTTCCGGGGATTCCAGCGGAGGGGTGATCTATTTGGTTTAATAGAGTAGCTTTCATGAATGTAGAAGAATATTCTGAATTTACAAGAGGGTTATAAAAGTTCGTCCCTAAATACTAATTTCGCAGTTTAAATTATTAAAACAATTATATATGGAGAATTTTACAGCTTATATTCCGACGAAGGTACATTTTGGCAAAGATGTCACTGATCAGCTTGGGAATATCACAAAACAATACGGACAGAAAGTGCTTCTGGTGTATGGTAAAGGTTCCATCAAACGTAACGGAATCTACCAGCGAGTGATGGAACAATTGAATTCCATTAACGCAGGAGTCTTTGAATATTCTGGCATTAAACCCAATCCTGTGGTGGATGATGTGGATCAAGCAGCAGATTTGGGATTACAGCAAAATGTAGATGTGGTTCTGGCAGTTGGTGGAGGTAGCGTCATTGACAGTGCCAAAGTCATATCCCTTGCTATTGCCAATAAGGCTGCCGGGTGGAAGCTAATGAAACGCCAAACCAACCCCAAAGTTAAAATACCTGTTATTAGTGTATTAACCTTGGCGGCCACCGCTACAGAAATGAACAAAATGGCCGTATTACAAAATGACAAAACCCATGAGAAGT
This genomic stretch from Bacteroidales bacterium harbors:
- a CDS encoding anhydro-N-acetylmuramic acid kinase, whose amino-acid sequence is MNKKATYRVIGIMSGSSLDGLDIADCSFEQANSRWHYLIEHADTIPYDNQLAGRLTELKEASAETFAYTDIQLGRFIGNAINRFIRTYNPGKVDYIASHGHTVFHNPSQGYSTQIGNGAIIAASTNIPAITDFRSLDVALGGQGAPLVPIGDACLFPEYDYCLNLGGYSNISFDQNGTRVAFDICPVNKAINYLANQAGKIMDRDGKMASQGSVDERLLENLNNLGFYHSPAPKSLGDEWLNTTFLKVLKDASHLSIKDQLRTVYEHIAIQIHEASAGNSEGSILVTGGGAHNQFLMDRIRERNNNRIIVPESKLVEFKEALIFAFMGVLRSKGINNCLASVTGASGDSSGGVIYLV
- a CDS encoding TetR/AcrR family transcriptional regulator; translated protein: MTEKIENTEERILHAAKQVFLKKGMAGARMQEIANEAGINKSLLHYYYRSKDKLFLAVFRLAIRDFIPEIKSIIFSGTLITEKIERFVEEYMNVLLNNPFVPLFILQEIQREPDRLLNIFLEEGIHPQLVLEQFEKAIQNEEIRAIDPKHLLINILSLCIFPFAARPMMQRMLFENDSEAYKEFLNERKKIVSEFVKNAIKK